TGTCCCTTAAAATTAACGGTTTGGTTCTGATCCATCACATACTTCATATGATCAATCCCAAGAACAAGCGCTAAATTATCTTTTATGAAATAACCAGCTCTGAAGTTGTACTGAACCACTGTAAACCACGTAGGATCAAAATATACAATTCCAAATTTTGTAGGTCTGTCATGAGCGGATACATTATTCAGCTGGAAATTATAACCATTTCCTGAAAAATTGATATCAGAATTACTGAAAGCAGCTCTGTTCCAGCCAAAGAAAACAAACATCTGACCTTTTTTGGATAGAGGGTCTGGTTTTTGTTTTTTTGGAGTTGCACCTGTAAATGTTTCCAGATTTCTTTCCACACTTAAAGTATCTTTTTCTTTTTGTCCGAAAACAAAACTCGACATCATTACGCCGATCACAAACAACTTCTTCATTTATACATTTTTTTCAACAGCCGGAATAGGATCAGCATAATTAGCCAGACCATAATTTTGAGTTAAACATAACTCTGGATTTTTGATATGCCATTCAAATTCATCTCTGAAATGGCGTATTGCTGCTGCAACCGGCCAGGCTGCGGCATCACCTAAAGGACAAATGGTATTTCCTTCGATTTTTCTCTGGATATCCCAAAGCAAATCGATGTCTTCCATCTTTCCTTGTCCGTTTTCAATCTTTTTCAATATCTTATACATCCATCCTGTCCCTTCACGACAAGGTGTACATTGTCCACAACTTTCGTGATTATAGAATCTTGCTAAAGTCATGGTATGTTCCACGATGCACTGATCTTCATCTAAAACAATGAAACCTCCTGAACCCATCATGGTTCCGGTAGCAAATCCTCCATCTGCTAAGGATTCATAGTTCATATATCTTGGTTCTCCGTTTACTGTTCTCAACAATAGGTTGGCTGGAACAATAGGAACCGAACTACCACCAGGAATACAGGCTTTTAACCTTTTTCCGTTTGGAATACCTCCACAATATTCATCAGAATAAATGAATTCTTCCACAGTGATCGTCATATCAATTTCATAAACTCCCGGTTTATTGATATTTCCACATGCAGAAATTAATTTCGTACCTGTAGATCTTCCCACTCCGATTTTTGCAAATTCAGCACCGGTAATATTAATGATCGGTACCACAGCTGCAATTGATTCCACGTTGTTAACAACCGTAGGTCTTTCCCAAAGTCCTTTTACAGCCGGGAATGGTGGTTTCAATCTCGGGTTACCTCTTTTTCCTTCCAGCGATTCAAGCAATGCTGTTTCTTCACCACAGATATAAGCTCCACCACCTCTCTGAACATAGATTTCAAGATCGAAACCTGTTCCCAAAATGTTTTTACCTAAAAATCCTGCTGCTTTAGCCTCTTCAATAGCTTCTTCCAAAATATCCGGGATCCATGAATACTCTCCACGGATGTAGATATAAGAAACATTTGAGCCTAAACAGAACGAGGAGATAAGCATTCCCTCAATCAATAAATGAGGAATAAATTCCATCAGATATCTGTCTTTAAAAGTTCCCGGTTCAGACTCATCTGCATTCACTACAAGGTGTCTTGGAACTCCTTCAGGCTTTGCCAGAAAGCT
The sequence above is drawn from the Chryseobacterium daecheongense genome and encodes:
- the nuoF gene encoding NADH-quinone oxidoreductase subunit NuoF, with the translated sequence MSKKLLLKDAHIEGIRYFETYRKQGGYEAAEKALKMTPDEILEEVKTSGLRGRGGAGFPTGMKWSFLAKPEGVPRHLVVNADESEPGTFKDRYLMEFIPHLLIEGMLISSFCLGSNVSYIYIRGEYSWIPDILEEAIEEAKAAGFLGKNILGTGFDLEIYVQRGGGAYICGEETALLESLEGKRGNPRLKPPFPAVKGLWERPTVVNNVESIAAVVPIINITGAEFAKIGVGRSTGTKLISACGNINKPGVYEIDMTITVEEFIYSDEYCGGIPNGKRLKACIPGGSSVPIVPANLLLRTVNGEPRYMNYESLADGGFATGTMMGSGGFIVLDEDQCIVEHTMTLARFYNHESCGQCTPCREGTGWMYKILKKIENGQGKMEDIDLLWDIQRKIEGNTICPLGDAAAWPVAAAIRHFRDEFEWHIKNPELCLTQNYGLANYADPIPAVEKNV